A region from the Vicia villosa cultivar HV-30 ecotype Madison, WI linkage group LG3, Vvil1.0, whole genome shotgun sequence genome encodes:
- the LOC131661706 gene encoding disease resistance protein RUN1-like, producing the protein MAMQQYVGSSSSSSSSMVASLKKFDVFISFCGEDTRKTFTSHLYEALHKKVMTFIDFELEKGDEISSALNKAIEGSDASIVIFSKDYASSKWCLNELVKILECKRDRRQIVIPVFYDIEPSDVRNQTGIYKQAFEKHELDLKHNKNKLQKWKDALTEAANLSGWNSQNCGMESNFIKDIVEDVLKRLNRRHPFEVNKELVGIEKKYEKMESLLKIGSKDVKTLVLWGMGGIGKTTLAKHLYAKLCSQFEHHCFIENIREESTKCGLKSVSNKLFSELLELPLNAPYVETPIFINRLAHERSLIVLDDVATIEQAENVNIVNSCLGEGSRVIITTRDMQICSQFDECEIYKFEEMNADESLQLFCQNAFGEKCPKDGYGHLSQEAIRYCRGNPLALKVLGANFRTKKSKKGWESELEKLKKIPNRKIYDVLKLSYDDLDRTQQDIFLDTACISRSLVYYNSLTQKKYLTAVWNACMFYPDSGLEVLLDKTLIFFDDERFISMHNLLKEMGKEIVMTESVKDPGRRSRLWDQKDVYDVLKYNKGTEVVEVIEFNIDQLGDLYLSSDCFKSMTNLRHLHITTKSLDEESRLHILEGLEWLSDKLRHLCWNFFPLESLPSTFCAEWLVQLKMQNSKLKKLWNGIQRLDNLMILDLGFSKDLIEIPDLSRAPNLQVVSLSFCESLSQLHPSIFSIPKLIELHLDGCKKIKSLKNNIHLKSLKLLDLSFSSYLTECSPLMSCNRKLTGLQLTGCTQINTSSFWLILDGTPFLKELYLSRCCNLETLPDNIKNNSMLEILILNECSKLKSIPKLPASLQTLELNECRKLKSLPKLPVSLQSLKAMNCIHLDTNSIQRSILANLSLSNRNLPTHPWELFFFPGGEVPSEFYFQTTKASIVIPPIPKYGLCGFIICIILFGEAGLTYSGEMFCTIYQQTKEIDLHRMQCSTGFISDHVLLAYISCYNSDWVKVGSESGSDDYNLSFKFNYEKGRGMRTEWIKSCGVIPVYDLKHSFVLDRRTSGVEIVEIQSNTQLSDDSDDINEIQSNTQLSDDSDEIVEIQSYAQLSDDSDDIQVFDDCQQHSKFDINESQHQEIGAENEDDQQQLIIPQIENTEELNDTSPCSCSIGLLLKHILEESKRLFLKQR; encoded by the exons ATGGCTATGCAACAATATGTaggttcttcttcttcatcttcatcttctatgGTTGCATCCTTGAagaaatttgatgtttttattagtTTCTGTGGTGAGGATACTCGTAAAACCTTCACAAGCCATCTTTATGAAGCTCTTCACAAAAAAGTTATGACATTTATTGACTTTGAGCTTGAAAAAGGAGATGAGATCTCATCAGCACTCAACAAAGCCATTGAGGGGTCAGATGCATCTATAGTTATATTTTCAAAAGACTATGCATCTTCAAAATGGTGTTTGAATGAACTCGTTAAGATTCTAGAATGCAAGAGAGATCGAAGACAGATTGTCATACCTGTTTTCTATGATATAGAACCATCTGATGTGAGGAATCAAACTGGGATTTATAAGCAAGCTTTTGAAAAACATGAGCTAGATTtgaaacacaacaaaaacaagttGCAGAAATGGAAAGATGCACTCACTGAAGCGGCCAATTTATCCGGCTGGAACTCTCAAAATTGCGG GATGGAGTCAAATTTTATTAAGGACATTGtggaagatgttttgaaaagattgaatcGTAGACATCCATTTGAAGTTAATAAAGAACTTGTTGGCATTGAGAAAAAGTATgaaaagatggaatctttattgaAAATTGGATCAAAGGATGTTAAAACTCTTGTATTATGGGGCATGGGAGGCATAGGAAAGACCACTCTAGCAAAACACTTATATGCTAAATTGTGTTCTCAAtttgaacatcattgcttcattgAAAATATAAGGGAAGAATCAACCAAGTGTGGACTCAAGTCTGTAAGTAACAAACTTTTTTCTGAATTGTTGGAGCTTCCTCTCAATGCACCTTATGTAGAAACCCCAATTTTCATAAATCGACTTGCACATGAAAGAAGTCTCATTGTGTTGGATGATGTTGCAACCATAGAGCAAGCAGAAAATGTTAACATAGTCAATAGTTGCTTGGGAGAGGGAAGTAGAGTCATTATCACAACTAGAGATATGCAGATATGTAGCCAGTTTGATGAGTGTGAAATATATAAGTTTGAGGAAATGAATGCAGATGAATCCCTTCAACTATTCTGTCAGAATGCTTTTGGAGAAAAATGTCCTAAGGATGGATATGGTCATCTATCACAAGAAGCAATTCGTTATTGCAGAGGCAATCCCTTAGCTCTGAAAGTTTTAGGTGCAAATTTTCGtacaaaaaaaagtaaaaaaggcTGGGAAAGTGAATTGGAGAAACTCAAAAAGATTCCCAATAGAAAAATCTATGATGTGTTAAAATTGAGTTATGATGACTTAGATCGCACTCAACAAGACATATTTCTAGACACTGCATGCATCTCCAGATCACTAGTTTATTATAACTCCCTTACTCAAAAAAAATACTTAACAGCAGTATGGAATGCTTGCATGTTTTATCCAGATAGTGGATTAGAAGTCCTTCTAGATAAAACACTCATATTCTTTGATGACGAACGCTTTATCAGTATGCATAATTTgttaaaagaaatgggaaaagagATTGTTATGACAGAATCAGTCAAAGACCCCGGAAGAAGAAGTCGATTGTGGGATCAAAAGGATGTGTATGATGTATTGAAGTATAACAAG gGAACTGAAGTTGTTGAAGTTATAGAATTTAATATTGATCAACTTGGGGATTTGTACTTGAGCTCTGATTGCTTTAAAAGCATGACCAACTTAAGACATCTTCATATCACTACAAAAAGTCTAGATGAAGAGAGTAGACTGCATATCCTTGAAGGTCTTGAGTGGTTGTCTGATAAATTGAGGCATCTTTGTTGGAATTTTTTCCCACTTGAGTCTTTGCCATCAACCTTTTGTGCAGAATGGCTAGTACAACTTAAAATGCAGAATAGCAAGCTTAAAAAGCTTTGGAATGGAATTCAG AGGCTTGACAATTTAATGATTCTTGATCTTGGTTTCTCCAAAGACCTGATTGAGATTCCAGATTTATCAAGAGCCCCAAATCTTCAAGTAGTATCCCTTTCTTTTTGTGAGAGTCTCAGTCAACTCCATCCATCCATTTTCAGTATCCCCAAGCTTATAGAACTACATTTAGATGGCTGCAAAAAAATTAAAAGCCTGAAAAATAACATTCATTTAAAATCTCTCAAATTACTtgatctctctttttcttcataTCTTACGGAATGTTCTCCATTGATGTCGTGCAATAGGAAACTTACAGGACTGCAGCTTACAGGATGTACACAAATCAATACATCGAGTTTTTGGCTCATCCTTGATGGAACACCATTTTTAAAAGAACTATATTTGAGTCGGTGCTGCAATTTAGAAACACTCCCTGACAACATCAAAAACAATTCAATGTTGGAAATTCTTATTTTAAATGAATGTTCTAAACTTAAGTCTATACCAAAGCTTCCAGCCTCCTTGCAAACTCTTGAGTTAAATGAATGCAGGAAACTTAAGTCCCTACCAAAACTTCCAGTTAGCTTGCAAAGTTTGAAAGCCATGAATTGCATTCATTTGGACACTAACTCCATTCAACGATCAATACTTGCGAATCTGTCACTGAGTAACAGGAATCTGCCAACTCATCCTTGGGAGTTATTTTTCTTTCCTGGTGGTGAAGTTCCTAGTGAGTTTTATTTTCAGACAACAAAGGCTTCCATAGTTATTCCTCCTATTCCAAAATATGGTTTGTGTGGTTTCATCATTTGCATCATTCTCTTTGGAGAAGCGGGTCTCACTTACTCTGGTGAAATGTTTTGTACTATTTATCAACAAACCAAAGAAATTGACCTACACAGGATGCAGTGTAGTACAGGATTTATTTCAGATCATGTATTGTTAGCCTACATAAGCTGTTATAATTCTGATTGGGTGAAGGTTGGGAGTGAAAGTGGAAGTGATGATTACAACctttcatttaaattcaattatGAAAAAGGTCGAGGTATGAGAACAGAGTGGATCAAGAGTTGTGGGGTTATCCCAGTATATGACTTGAAACATAGTTTTGTGTTGGATCGTAGAACTAGTGGAGTTGAAATTGTTGAAATACAGTCCAACACTCAACTATCTGATGATTctgatgatattaatgaaatacaGTCCAACACTCAACTATCTGATGATTCTGATGAAATTGTTGAAATACAATCCTACGCTCAACTATCTGATGATTCTGATGATATTCAAGTTTTTGATGATTGTCAACAACATTCGAAATTTGATATTAATGAGTCACAACACCAAGAAATTGGAGCTGAAAATGAAGATGACCAGCAACAACTAATTATTCCTCAGATAGAAAATACGGAGGAGTTGAATGATACATCTCCTTGTTCCTGTTCAATCG GTCTTTTGTTGAAGCACATACTAGAAGAATCAAAACGGCTATTTCTAAAGCAAAGATAA